The following proteins are encoded in a genomic region of Toxotes jaculatrix isolate fToxJac2 chromosome 3, fToxJac2.pri, whole genome shotgun sequence:
- the LOC121179316 gene encoding adenosine receptor A1-like, whose translation MTSGLSYSKAVYIGMEVVIAVSSVIGNVMVVWAVRINRSLRDTTFCFIVSLALADIAVGALVIPLAITISIGLKTHFYSCLLVACTVLVLTQSSILALLAIAIDRYLRVKIPMSYKRVVTPRRAGTAVLLCWLVSIIVGLMPMLGWNNLQRLHNTSLITDDLLVICEFETVISMDYMVYFNFFGWVLPPLLLMLAIYVEIFYMIHKQLNKKVTASHTDPRRYFGKELKLAKSLALVLFLFAVSWLPLHILNCITLFCPACDKPAFLIYIAIILSHGNSAVNPIVYAFRIKKFRTTFRKIWKQYVLCQDPVGRLPQRGSQRVQSHERRLRQTEDDDDDV comes from the exons ATGACTTCGGGTCTGTCTTACTCTAAAGCCGTCTACATCGGGATGGAGGTGGTGATCGCCGTGTCCTCGGTCATCGGGAACGTGATGGTGGTCTGGGCTGTGCGTATTAACCGGTCTCTGAGAGACACCACGTTTTGTTTCATCGTCTCTCTGGCCTTGGCTGACATTGCGGTCGGGGCTCTTGTTATCCCCCTCGCCATAACCATCAGCATCGGACTCAAGACGCACTTCTACAGTTGCCTGCTGGTCGCCTGCACAGTGCTCGTCCTCACTCAAAGTTCAATCCTGGCGTTGCTGGCCATCGCCATCGACCGCTATCTGAGAGTCAAAATACCCATGAG CTACAAGCGAGTTGTGACCCCTCGGCGAGCTGGTACAGCCGTGTTGTTGTGTTGGCTGGTATCCATCATAGTGGGCCTCATGCCTATGCTCGGCTGGAATAACCTGCAGCGTCTCCACAACACCTCCCTGATCACAGACGACCTCTTGGTGATCTGCGAATTTGAGACAGTCATCAGCATGGACTACATGGTCTACTTCAACTTCTTTGGCTGGGTGCTGCCTCCACTGCTACTCATGCTGGCGATCTACGTTGAGATTTTCTACATGATCCACAAGCAGCTCAACAAGAAG GTGACAGCGAGCCACACAGACCCGAGACGTTACTTCGGCAAGGAGCTCAAGCTAGCCAAGTCACTCGcccttgttctttttctcttcgCAGTCAGCTGGCTCCCTCTTCACATCCTCAACTGCATCACCCTCTTCTGCCCCGCCTGTGACAAGCCAGCATTCCTCATTTACATCGCCATCATCCTTAGCCACGGCAACTCAGCTGTCAACCCCATTGTTTATGCTTTCCGCATCAAGAAATTCCGCACAACGTTCCGGAAAATCTGGAAACAGTATGTGCTTTGTCAAGACCCAGTCGGTCGGCTGCCTCAAAGAGGGAGCCAGAGAGTACAGAGTCATGAGAGGAGGCTGAGGCAGACCGaggatgatgacgatgatgtgTGA